One Schistocerca cancellata isolate TAMUIC-IGC-003103 chromosome 1, iqSchCanc2.1, whole genome shotgun sequence genomic region harbors:
- the LOC126148062 gene encoding uncharacterized protein LOC126148062 — MSVLYDKMVKGMLHIPEDDFLPGTAVKAPFVFIRDEEYLLLRHLMKPFARRNLDCSNEKFNKVLSRTRKTVEFDFGIAAANWRLLNKPIETKVETAELIVKAVCVLHNMTVDKENVLNDVEYRDVLPGVQPSRRNNAAPAEATEIRNLFKRFFNE; from the coding sequence ATGTCTGTTTTGTACGATAAAATGGTGAAAGGCATGCTTCACATTCCTGAAGACGACTTTCTACCAGGTACTGCTGTTAAAGCCCCCTTTGTCTTCATACGAGATGAAGAGTACCTCCTTCTCAGACACCTGATGAAACCTTTTGCCAGGAGAAatcttgattgctcgaacgaaaagTTCAACAAAGTTCTTTCACGAACTAGAAAAACTGTTGAATTTGACTTTGGAATTGCGGCTGCAAATTGGCGATTACTAAACAAACCAATTGAAACGAAAGTAGAGACTGCAGAACTGATTGTGAAAGCTGTTTGCGTTTTACATAATATGACTGTGGACAAAGAGAATGTACTGAACGATGTGGAGTACAGAGACGTACTTCCTGGAGTTCAGCCATCAAGAAGAAACAATGCAGCTCCTGCTGAAGCTACCGAGATAAGGAATCTGTTTAAGCGTTTctttaatgaataa